A window of Bradyrhizobium sp. AZCC 1610 contains these coding sequences:
- a CDS encoding DNA -binding domain-containing protein, with translation MPSPPLDPDVADLAPVDPVLTAYDEQHVVTYLRLLDADADNADWRDVARIVLHIDPERYPERARSAFESHLARARWMTNHGYGHLLRGGPADQ, from the coding sequence ATGCCGTCACCCCCGCTTGATCCCGATGTTGCGGACCTGGCACCGGTTGATCCCGTGCTGACGGCCTACGACGAGCAACACGTCGTCACCTATCTCCGGCTGCTGGATGCTGACGCCGACAATGCGGACTGGCGGGACGTTGCAAGAATCGTTCTTCACATCGATCCCGAACGCTACCCGGAGCGTGCGCGCAGCGCCTTCGAGAGTCATTTGGCTCGCGCCAGATGGATGACGAATCACGGCTATGGACATTTGCTGCGCGGTGGACCCGCCGATCAGTAG
- a CDS encoding helix-turn-helix domain-containing protein, which produces MDMRKLVGRNFERLRKQKGFTQEKFSEASGFTQQYISGLERGRRNPTIVTLFELATTLGVSHIDLVLPDDEARSERSKLTRKK; this is translated from the coding sequence ATGGATATGCGCAAGTTGGTTGGCCGAAACTTCGAGCGATTGCGGAAGCAGAAGGGCTTCACGCAGGAGAAGTTTTCGGAAGCATCCGGCTTTACCCAACAATACATCAGCGGTCTCGAACGCGGACGTCGCAATCCGACCATCGTTACACTGTTTGAACTCGCAACGACCTTGGGCGTGAGCCATATCGATCTTGTGCTACCAGATGATGAAGCACGTAGCGAAAGGTCCAAGCTGACCAGGAAAAAGTGA
- a CDS encoding DUF736 domain-containing protein yields MANIGSFKKVGNDFQGEIVTLSMPARGVRIVAETNRTNENAPSHRVFVGRAEIGAAWAKRSEEGRDYLSLKLDDPSFNAPIYANLFDDEEGDGYTLIWSRPRKNGK; encoded by the coding sequence ATGGCTAACATCGGTTCTTTCAAGAAGGTCGGCAACGACTTCCAGGGTGAGATCGTCACCCTCAGCATGCCGGCCCGCGGTGTCCGGATCGTCGCCGAGACCAACCGCACCAACGAGAACGCCCCCAGCCACCGCGTCTTCGTCGGCCGGGCTGAGATCGGGGCCGCCTGGGCGAAGCGTTCCGAAGAGGGCCGCGATTACCTCTCGCTCAAGCTCGACGATCCCTCGTTCAACGCGCCGATCTACGCGAACCTGTTCGACGACGAGGAAGGCGATGGCTACACGCTGATCTGGTCGCGGCCGCGCAAGAACGGCAAGTGA
- a CDS encoding DUF2493 domain-containing protein yields the protein MTTDHDDTEFEPRHDSSPTDHILNELQLYGHRPFQDEPDPRPLPEGKVIAGAIADIFDAFVATLSDTRLEPDLENLLWSTVNLFHRATSRIERELDDNEQAQQKSQREQNGSEVRSVELERLTAEGITLIERRNAMELFRDLATEQFELHTGSPWRPRSGSLVNHRTLTSAMIDSRDFLAAKHRAETETMLPSGPKIALTGGLDFNDHRMIWDRLDKVHTKHSDMVLLHGGSPKGAELIAAKWATNRKVPQIAFKPDWTKHAKAAPFKRNDAMLAVLPIGVMHFPGTGIQDNLADKAKKLGIPVWKFGGA from the coding sequence ATGACGACCGACCATGACGATACCGAGTTCGAACCGCGGCACGACTCATCACCGACCGATCACATCCTCAACGAGCTTCAGCTTTACGGTCACCGTCCCTTCCAAGACGAACCTGACCCGAGGCCGCTACCCGAAGGCAAGGTCATCGCGGGTGCCATCGCCGATATCTTCGACGCTTTCGTAGCGACGCTGAGCGATACCCGGCTCGAACCCGACCTGGAAAATCTGCTTTGGTCGACCGTCAACCTGTTCCACCGCGCCACCAGCCGCATCGAGCGCGAGCTCGACGACAACGAGCAGGCGCAGCAGAAGAGCCAGCGCGAGCAGAATGGATCGGAGGTGCGATCGGTCGAACTCGAAAGGCTGACGGCCGAAGGCATCACGTTGATCGAACGCCGCAACGCCATGGAGCTGTTCCGCGACCTCGCCACCGAGCAATTCGAACTTCACACCGGCTCGCCCTGGCGTCCCCGTTCAGGATCACTGGTCAATCATCGCACGCTCACGTCAGCGATGATCGATAGCCGCGACTTTCTGGCCGCCAAACACCGCGCCGAAACCGAGACGATGCTACCATCCGGACCCAAGATCGCGCTTACCGGTGGACTCGATTTCAACGATCACCGCATGATCTGGGATCGACTCGACAAGGTCCACACCAAGCACTCTGACATGGTCCTGCTGCATGGTGGCTCGCCCAAGGGCGCTGAGCTGATTGCCGCCAAATGGGCGACCAACCGCAAGGTGCCGCAGATCGCATTCAAGCCCGACTGGACCAAGCATGCCAAGGCAGCTCCGTTCAAACGCAATGATGCCATGCTTGCGGTGCTGCCGATCGGCGTCATGCACTTCCCCGGCACCGGAATACAGGACAATCTTGCCGACAAGGCCAAGAAGCTTGGCATTCCCGTTTGGAAATTCGGCGGCGCGTAA
- a CDS encoding DUF7146 domain-containing protein has translation MPRDASELARCLAREAEGVCRHYLSNGKREGRYWLVGDVQNTPGRSLFVRLYESPKGPAGKWTDAATGEHGDLLDIIRERLGLHDFRDVANEARRFLNLPRSGPELAQKAVRPAVQRGSREAARRLFAISRPTEGTLVELYLHRRGIAELHHGGSLRYQPRCYYRGADEASPPEIWPAMIACVSDLDGIITGVHRTWLDPESFDPNRLGKAPIETPRRAMGDLLGNAVRFGVASDVLIAGEGIETMLSLGCVLPTMPMAAALSANHLAALLLPLTLRRLYIACDGDAAGMGAARTLTTRAEEAGIEAFPLSPRLGDFNEDLRTLGVEELRAATRVQLLPEDVARYLPRSATDTG, from the coding sequence ATGCCCCGCGATGCTTCCGAACTCGCACGCTGTCTCGCGCGTGAGGCCGAGGGGGTATGCCGCCACTATCTCTCCAACGGCAAGCGCGAGGGGCGCTATTGGCTGGTGGGTGACGTCCAAAATACACCGGGCCGCTCCTTGTTTGTGCGACTCTACGAATCCCCGAAGGGGCCGGCGGGCAAGTGGACTGATGCTGCCACCGGCGAACATGGTGATTTGCTCGACATCATTCGCGAACGTCTTGGTCTCCACGATTTCCGCGATGTTGCCAACGAAGCGAGGCGATTTCTGAATCTGCCTCGTTCCGGCCCAGAGCTTGCCCAAAAAGCGGTTCGTCCAGCGGTGCAGCGCGGATCGCGAGAAGCGGCGAGACGCCTCTTTGCGATATCTCGGCCGACTGAGGGGACTCTCGTGGAGCTGTATCTGCACCGTCGGGGTATTGCCGAGCTGCACCACGGTGGCAGTCTCCGGTATCAGCCTCGCTGCTATTACCGGGGGGCCGATGAAGCGTCACCTCCTGAGATCTGGCCGGCAATGATCGCCTGCGTCAGCGATCTTGACGGCATTATCACTGGCGTCCACCGCACATGGCTCGATCCGGAGAGCTTTGATCCAAATCGGCTCGGCAAGGCGCCGATCGAAACGCCACGACGGGCGATGGGTGATCTACTCGGCAACGCAGTTCGCTTCGGTGTGGCGAGTGACGTGCTCATTGCGGGCGAGGGCATCGAGACCATGCTCTCGCTTGGCTGTGTGCTTCCGACCATGCCGATGGCGGCGGCACTCTCAGCCAACCACCTCGCGGCCCTGCTGCTCCCGCTGACGCTGCGACGCCTCTACATCGCTTGCGATGGGGATGCGGCCGGGATGGGCGCGGCGAGGACCTTGACGACGCGCGCGGAAGAGGCCGGCATCGAGGCGTTTCCACTGTCGCCCAGGCTCGGCGACTTTAACGAGGATCTTCGCACGTTAGGCGTTGAAGAACTTCGGGCAGCCACACGCGTACAGCTTCTGCCAGAGGACGTCGCCCGCTACCTTCCTCGATCTGCAACCGATACGGGGTAA
- a CDS encoding ArdC family protein encodes MSRHPTQVGDGNDRAGLYTEITNKIIAELEAGRVPWVQPWGTAAIKAPLAMPRNAATQRRYSGINVLILWGAVVERGFSGQSWLTFRQALSLGGHVRKGERGTTVVYADRFTPEDERRRAAEAGEEPGAIPFLKRFTVFNTDQCDGLPADIATTAPPPLPGVIEPTVEVLIKTISIDFRIGGNRAFYAPAEDYVQVPPPAAYFEPINWHRTALHELCHASGHPSRLNRDLGGAYGTKKYAFEELIAELGAAFSCASLGIVPTVRHADYIGSWLEVLRGDNRAIVRAASCASKAADYLLGFLPKMTMDVSTQCDDADQEAA; translated from the coding sequence ATGTCCAGACACCCCACACAAGTCGGCGACGGCAACGACCGCGCAGGCCTTTACACCGAAATCACCAACAAGATCATCGCCGAGCTGGAGGCCGGACGTGTCCCCTGGGTGCAGCCATGGGGGACGGCGGCGATCAAGGCGCCGCTCGCTATGCCGCGCAACGCCGCCACGCAGCGCCGCTATTCGGGGATCAATGTGCTGATCCTGTGGGGCGCCGTAGTTGAGCGCGGCTTCTCCGGACAGAGCTGGCTCACCTTTCGCCAGGCTCTCAGCCTCGGCGGCCATGTCAGGAAGGGTGAACGGGGAACGACCGTTGTCTATGCCGATCGCTTCACCCCGGAAGACGAACGTCGGCGCGCTGCGGAGGCCGGCGAGGAGCCGGGCGCCATCCCGTTTCTCAAGCGCTTTACCGTCTTCAACACCGATCAATGCGACGGGTTGCCTGCGGACATCGCGACCACCGCGCCGCCCCCGCTTCCCGGCGTGATCGAACCGACGGTTGAGGTCCTGATCAAGACGATCAGTATCGACTTCCGCATCGGCGGCAATCGTGCTTTCTATGCGCCGGCCGAAGATTACGTACAGGTGCCGCCGCCGGCGGCCTATTTCGAGCCGATCAATTGGCACCGCACCGCGCTCCATGAACTTTGCCATGCCAGCGGTCATCCCTCGCGCCTCAATCGCGATCTCGGCGGCGCCTACGGCACCAAGAAATATGCCTTCGAGGAACTGATCGCCGAACTGGGCGCTGCATTTTCCTGCGCGTCGCTCGGCATCGTGCCTACCGTGCGCCACGCCGACTATATCGGCTCATGGCTCGAGGTGCTGCGTGGAGACAACCGAGCGATTGTGCGGGCCGCGTCTTGCGCGAGCAAGGCCGCGGACTACCTGCTCGGATTCCTCCCCAAAATGACAATGGACGTCTCGACCCAGTGTGACGACGCGGATCAGGAGGCGGCGTGA
- a CDS encoding thermonuclease family protein — MILALSNAALPTELTGQASVIDGDTLEILGMRVRLWGVDAPESTQLCRGADSNLYRCGAKAANDLDAFIAQRPASCKPVSQDQYERTVAKCFVGDIDLGEWLVRNGLALDWPQYSRGQYAVAQRAADRAGRGVWAGSYVEPWLYRACIRLGGRPAGCSDDVNAHP, encoded by the coding sequence ATGATCCTTGCCTTGAGCAACGCCGCATTGCCGACCGAATTGACGGGGCAGGCCAGCGTCATCGACGGCGACACGCTCGAAATTCTTGGGATGCGCGTTCGTCTTTGGGGGGTCGACGCGCCAGAAAGCACTCAACTATGCCGAGGCGCCGACAGCAATTTGTATCGATGTGGAGCAAAGGCCGCAAACGATCTTGATGCCTTCATTGCGCAGCGTCCGGCGAGCTGCAAGCCAGTCTCCCAGGACCAATACGAGCGGACCGTCGCGAAGTGTTTCGTCGGCGACATCGATCTCGGAGAGTGGCTGGTGCGCAATGGTCTCGCGCTCGATTGGCCTCAGTATTCGAGGGGGCAGTACGCGGTCGCGCAGCGCGCCGCCGATCGTGCCGGACGCGGGGTGTGGGCGGGCAGCTATGTCGAACCTTGGTTATATCGCGCGTGCATTCGGTTGGGCGGCCGTCCTGCCGGCTGTTCAGATGACGTGAATGCGCATCCTTGA
- a CDS encoding RES family NAD+ phosphorylase, whose product MPLPPTFNLTQRDTVRLISTGRLKDPVLLPLAANHGALEDLAALESATNGRLVAQETGLPQLDPRELVFGRAGFTFINAAFTHTRPGGNRFNDDDRGAWYCAFDGDTAIGEVSYHLTRELEAVGRFENITDYAELIADFFGPFHDLRDVDVEVDPVLHKDPAIAYPAGQNLARQLRIDHASNGIIYPSIRHARGTCLVCFRPDLVQNLRQGSIWRLEWQGAPTPTVTRQDQ is encoded by the coding sequence ATGCCCTTGCCACCAACGTTCAACCTGACACAGCGCGACACGGTGCGGCTGATCTCAACCGGTCGGCTCAAAGACCCGGTGTTGCTTCCGCTTGCTGCCAATCACGGCGCGCTTGAAGATCTAGCTGCGCTAGAGAGTGCTACAAATGGTCGCCTGGTCGCGCAGGAGACGGGGCTTCCGCAGCTAGATCCACGCGAACTCGTGTTTGGTCGGGCCGGCTTCACGTTCATCAACGCTGCGTTCACGCATACGCGCCCGGGCGGCAATCGTTTCAATGATGACGATCGCGGTGCCTGGTATTGCGCCTTCGATGGCGACACCGCGATTGGCGAGGTCTCCTATCACCTGACACGCGAACTCGAAGCTGTCGGTCGCTTTGAAAACATCACCGACTACGCCGAACTGATTGCCGACTTTTTTGGCCCATTTCACGATTTGCGTGATGTCGATGTCGAGGTCGACCCCGTCCTGCACAAGGACCCGGCAATTGCTTATCCGGCTGGCCAGAACCTGGCCCGACAGTTGCGGATCGATCACGCGAGCAACGGAATTATCTACCCCTCAATTCGGCACGCCAGGGGCACCTGTCTTGTTTGCTTTCGACCCGACCTTGTCCAGAATCTTCGGCAAGGTAGCATTTGGCGTCTCGAATGGCAGGGAGCGCCAACGCCGACTGTGACTCGTCAAGATCAATAG
- a CDS encoding DUF2384 domain-containing protein, which yields MNQAAVRPVIDPGVGQSVPNLSDASTRERLTPSAVDGMVRLAEIWRLTGPEVCALLGDVSERTWFRMKKGEWSGTLSQDTLTRISALIGIFKGLRLLFSEPLSDEWVRLPNKGPLYGSRRPLDTMIEGGIPRMLEVRRHIDALRGGL from the coding sequence ATGAATCAGGCAGCGGTTAGACCGGTGATAGACCCAGGGGTGGGGCAGTCAGTGCCGAACCTCTCGGATGCTTCCACGCGTGAACGACTGACGCCGTCTGCGGTCGACGGCATGGTTCGTCTTGCCGAAATCTGGCGTCTAACTGGGCCCGAGGTCTGCGCACTGCTCGGTGACGTGTCGGAACGAACCTGGTTCCGAATGAAGAAAGGTGAGTGGTCTGGCACGCTATCGCAGGACACGCTGACCAGGATCAGTGCGCTTATCGGCATCTTCAAGGGCCTTCGGTTGCTATTTTCCGAGCCCCTATCGGATGAATGGGTGCGGTTGCCCAACAAGGGGCCGCTCTATGGCAGCCGACGTCCACTCGATACGATGATAGAAGGCGGCATTCCGAGGATGCTGGAAGTGCGCCGGCATATCGACGCGCTACGCGGCGGTTTATGA
- a CDS encoding type II toxin-antitoxin system HipA family toxin has translation MTSDANYTQAFVWVWLPDQTEPVVAGLLSASGKQLVFNYGRSYLARKDAIPLYEPELPLRSGILPLTAGLSMPNCIRDAAPDAWGRRIIINRKFGVQSKNVDPGSIDEFTYLLESGSDRIGALDFQASSANYVAREGAEVPLHELLNAAALVEKGVPLTAELDRALLHGSSIGGARPKATITSDNKKFVAKFSSQNDLYGVVKAEYVAMRLASEVGLTVVPAHLKRAAGKDVLLIERFDRVKVEGGWSRKAMVSALTLLELDELMARYASYEQLATIIRHRFQAPRETLKELFARMLFNILCGNTDDHARNHAAFWNGNELSLTPAYDICPQNRTGGEATQAMLIMGQERTSQIALCLKAAPLFLMSDAEATLLATKQVKTIKQRWSAVCDEANLSKVDRNFLWRRQFLNPFAFLEAPKALTKLID, from the coding sequence ATGACTTCTGACGCCAACTACACTCAGGCCTTTGTCTGGGTCTGGCTTCCGGATCAAACAGAACCCGTCGTCGCCGGCCTTCTATCGGCAAGTGGCAAGCAACTCGTATTCAACTACGGGCGAAGTTACCTCGCGCGCAAGGATGCCATTCCCCTCTACGAACCGGAATTGCCGCTGCGGAGCGGAATCTTGCCGCTCACGGCGGGGTTGAGCATGCCGAACTGTATTCGCGATGCGGCTCCCGACGCATGGGGCCGCCGCATCATCATCAATCGAAAATTCGGTGTGCAAAGCAAGAACGTCGATCCGGGTAGCATCGACGAGTTCACCTATCTGTTGGAATCCGGCTCAGACCGCATCGGCGCATTGGATTTTCAGGCATCCTCCGCGAATTACGTGGCACGAGAAGGAGCCGAGGTCCCTCTCCACGAACTCCTGAACGCCGCAGCGCTGGTGGAGAAGGGAGTTCCGCTCACGGCCGAGCTCGATCGGGCTCTTCTCCATGGAAGCTCGATCGGGGGGGCTCGCCCCAAGGCGACGATCACATCGGACAACAAGAAATTTGTTGCGAAGTTCTCATCGCAAAACGACCTCTACGGCGTCGTCAAAGCCGAGTACGTCGCCATGCGTCTGGCCTCCGAAGTTGGCCTGACCGTTGTCCCGGCGCACCTTAAGCGCGCAGCGGGAAAGGACGTTCTCCTTATCGAACGCTTTGATCGCGTGAAAGTGGAAGGAGGCTGGAGCCGGAAAGCCATGGTTTCTGCCCTCACGCTCCTTGAGCTCGACGAACTAATGGCCCGCTATGCCAGCTATGAGCAACTCGCGACCATCATTCGTCATCGGTTTCAGGCGCCAAGGGAAACGCTTAAAGAACTCTTTGCACGAATGCTGTTCAACATTCTCTGTGGAAATACCGATGACCATGCCCGCAATCACGCCGCTTTCTGGAACGGCAACGAACTGTCCTTGACCCCTGCCTATGATATCTGTCCGCAAAATCGGACGGGTGGGGAGGCAACGCAAGCCATGTTGATCATGGGCCAGGAGCGTACAAGCCAAATCGCTCTGTGCCTGAAAGCGGCGCCGCTATTTCTGATGAGCGACGCCGAGGCAACCCTGCTCGCGACCAAACAGGTCAAAACAATCAAGCAGCGCTGGTCTGCCGTCTGTGACGAGGCAAATCTGAGCAAGGTAGATCGAAATTTCCTCTGGCGCCGCCAGTTCTTGAACCCATTTGCCTTCCTGGAAGCGCCGAAAGCCCTGACCAAGTTGATTGACTAG
- a CDS encoding helix-turn-helix transcriptional regulator, producing MSKAQRPLSPYAADGVALLGQLIRKARIERKLKAVDVTDRAGISRGLLRRIETGDPGCAIGAVFEVATIVGVRLFDTDEAALSKAVEASREIMTLLPKSVRNPRVEADDDF from the coding sequence ATGTCGAAAGCCCAACGCCCTCTTTCTCCCTATGCCGCTGACGGGGTGGCCCTCCTTGGTCAGCTCATTCGCAAGGCGCGTATCGAACGCAAGCTCAAGGCCGTTGATGTGACCGACCGGGCAGGGATCTCGCGTGGTCTCCTGCGGCGCATCGAAACGGGTGATCCCGGATGCGCGATCGGGGCGGTCTTCGAAGTCGCAACAATAGTCGGCGTGCGACTATTCGATACCGATGAAGCAGCACTTTCAAAGGCGGTCGAGGCTAGTCGCGAAATAATGACGCTGCTGCCGAAATCGGTTCGAAATCCACGTGTCGAGGCCGACGATGACTTCTGA
- a CDS encoding enoyl-CoA hydratase/isomerase family protein: MTDTSSVIREKRGQAFWITINRPDKRNAINADVVAGIARGYREAHDDKDVRVIVLTGAGGKAFCAGADLQHSGAAFAMDYSRPNVDYADLLRLSQNATKPAIARVGGVCMAGGMGLLCMTDMAVAADHVIFGLPEVKVGVFPMQVLSLLQSIAPKRLVSEWSLTGEPFDAHTAQAAGLLNYVVPLAELDAKVDWLVSRIVDKSPTAIRRGKYAMRAIASMSFDESIAYTESQIALLAMTEDAKEGLKAFGEKRKPSWPGK, from the coding sequence ATGACTGATACGAGCAGCGTGATACGCGAGAAGCGCGGACAGGCGTTCTGGATTACCATCAACCGGCCGGACAAGCGCAACGCCATCAATGCCGATGTGGTTGCCGGCATCGCCCGCGGATATCGTGAAGCGCATGACGACAAGGATGTCCGCGTCATCGTGCTGACTGGCGCAGGGGGCAAGGCGTTTTGCGCCGGCGCCGACCTGCAGCACAGCGGCGCTGCCTTCGCGATGGATTATTCCAGGCCGAACGTCGACTACGCCGATCTGCTTCGGCTGTCGCAGAACGCCACCAAGCCCGCGATCGCACGTGTGGGCGGCGTCTGCATGGCCGGCGGCATGGGTCTGTTGTGCATGACCGACATGGCTGTCGCCGCCGATCACGTGATCTTTGGACTGCCCGAGGTGAAGGTTGGCGTATTCCCGATGCAGGTGTTGAGCCTGTTGCAGTCGATCGCGCCAAAGCGGCTGGTCAGCGAATGGTCGCTGACCGGCGAGCCGTTCGATGCGCACACGGCGCAGGCTGCCGGACTTCTGAACTACGTGGTGCCGCTGGCCGAGCTTGACGCCAAAGTCGACTGGCTGGTCAGCCGCATCGTCGACAAGTCGCCAACCGCGATCCGGCGCGGCAAATATGCGATGCGGGCGATCGCTTCGATGTCGTTCGACGAGAGCATCGCCTATACCGAAAGCCAGATCGCGTTGCTGGCGATGACGGAAGACGCCAAGGAGGGCCTCAAGGCCTTCGGCGAAAAGCGCAAACCATCGTGGCCGGGCAAATAG
- a CDS encoding molybdopterin-dependent oxidoreductase — protein MNQHAKVDIRHSTCPHDCPSACALDIEVIDGHSIGRVRGSKLQTYTAGVVCAKVARYAERIHHPDRLLHPMRRTGPKGSGQFARISWDEALDEIAARFDQAEREFGAESVWPYYYAGTMGLVMRDGINRLSHVKKYSRFYSTICANIARVGFAIGTGKIAGVDPREMGVSDLVVIWGTNPVNTQVNVMTHASRARKERGAKIAAIDIYNNDTMKQADIKIILRPGTDGAFACGVMHALFREGYADRAYMDRYTDCPDELEAHLAMRTPEWASRISGVPVEEIEAFARLVGQTKRTFFRLGYGFTRSRNGAAQMHAALCIPAVTGAWQYEGGGAFFNNAGIWNFDESIIEGHDAIDRTTRWLDQSKIGRILTGDADALKGGGPVKAMLIQNTNPVTVAPEQALVRQGFARDDLFVAVHEQFMTETAAMADIVLPATMFMEHDDLYYGGGHQHISVGAKLIDPPGECRSNHEVLQGLGRRLNAVHPGFEMTPRELIDATLKKSGHGDIETLEADLWRDIQPDFRTSHYLDGFAHADRQFHFKADWANPPWGNPGLGPWAEMPSLPDHWTIIEEADEKHPFRLATSPSRSYLNTSFNETPGSQAREGMPSVMMHPEDAASLSIADGDAVTLGNMRGETTLTVKLFDGLRRGVLIAESIHPNKAHIGGRGINMLTGAEAVAPVGGAAFHDNKVWVRKAAPAA, from the coding sequence ATGAACCAGCACGCCAAGGTCGATATCCGCCACTCCACCTGTCCGCACGATTGTCCGTCGGCCTGCGCGCTCGACATCGAGGTGATCGACGGTCATTCGATTGGCCGGGTCCGCGGCTCCAAGCTGCAAACCTATACCGCCGGTGTCGTCTGCGCGAAGGTCGCGCGCTACGCCGAGCGCATTCATCACCCTGATCGGCTGCTCCATCCAATGCGCCGCACCGGCCCAAAGGGTTCGGGCCAGTTCGCGCGGATTTCCTGGGATGAGGCGCTCGATGAAATCGCCGCGCGCTTCGATCAGGCCGAGCGCGAATTCGGCGCCGAATCCGTCTGGCCCTACTACTACGCCGGCACCATGGGACTGGTCATGCGCGACGGCATCAATCGCCTTTCGCATGTGAAGAAGTATTCGCGCTTCTATTCGACCATTTGCGCCAACATTGCGCGTGTCGGCTTTGCCATCGGCACCGGCAAGATCGCCGGCGTCGATCCGCGCGAGATGGGTGTCTCCGATCTCGTCGTGATCTGGGGCACCAATCCGGTGAATACCCAAGTCAACGTGATGACGCACGCCTCGCGCGCCCGCAAGGAGCGGGGCGCGAAAATAGCGGCCATCGACATCTACAACAACGACACCATGAAGCAGGCCGATATCAAGATCATCCTGCGGCCGGGGACCGATGGCGCTTTCGCCTGCGGCGTCATGCACGCGCTGTTTCGCGAAGGTTACGCAGACCGTGCCTATATGGATCGCTACACCGATTGCCCTGACGAACTGGAAGCGCACCTGGCGATGCGCACGCCGGAATGGGCCTCAAGGATCTCCGGCGTGCCGGTGGAGGAAATCGAAGCTTTCGCCCGCCTCGTCGGCCAGACCAAGCGTACGTTCTTCCGCCTCGGCTACGGCTTCACCCGCAGCCGCAACGGCGCGGCGCAGATGCATGCCGCGCTATGCATCCCGGCGGTGACGGGCGCCTGGCAGTACGAAGGCGGCGGCGCGTTCTTCAACAATGCCGGGATCTGGAACTTCGACGAATCCATCATCGAGGGTCACGATGCGATCGATCGCACGACGCGCTGGCTCGACCAGTCCAAAATCGGCCGCATCCTGACTGGCGATGCCGACGCCCTGAAGGGCGGCGGTCCCGTCAAGGCGATGCTGATCCAGAACACTAACCCGGTGACGGTAGCACCCGAACAGGCGCTGGTACGTCAGGGCTTTGCGCGCGACGATCTGTTCGTCGCGGTGCATGAGCAGTTCATGACCGAGACAGCCGCCATGGCCGACATCGTGCTTCCGGCCACCATGTTCATGGAGCATGACGATCTCTATTATGGCGGCGGCCACCAGCATATTTCGGTGGGCGCGAAGCTGATTGATCCGCCCGGCGAGTGCCGTTCCAATCACGAGGTGCTGCAAGGCCTCGGCCGCCGTCTCAACGCCGTGCATCCCGGGTTTGAGATGACGCCGCGTGAGCTGATCGACGCGACGTTGAAGAAGAGCGGCCACGGCGATATCGAAACGCTGGAGGCCGATTTATGGCGCGACATCCAGCCGGATTTTCGCACCTCGCATTATCTCGACGGCTTCGCGCACGCGGACAGGCAATTCCACTTCAAGGCCGACTGGGCGAACCCGCCGTGGGGCAATCCGGGCCTGGGCCCTTGGGCAGAGATGCCCTCGCTACCTGATCACTGGACCATCATCGAGGAAGCGGATGAGAAGCATCCGTTCCGCTTAGCGACTTCGCCGTCGCGCAGCTATCTCAACACCAGTTTCAACGAGACGCCGGGGTCGCAGGCCCGCGAGGGTATGCCTTCGGTGATGATGCACCCGGAAGACGCTGCAAGCCTTTCGATCGCCGATGGCGACGCCGTGACGCTTGGAAACATGCGAGGCGAAACCACGCTGACCGTGAAATTGTTCGACGGCCTGCGCCGCGGCGTGCTGATCGCCGAGTCCATCCATCCGAACAAGGCCCATATCGGCGGCCGCGGCATCAACATGCTGACCGGGGCCGAAGCGGTTGCTCCGGTCGGCGGCGCGGCGTTCCATGACAACAAGGTCTGGGTCAGGAAGGCTGCGCCCGCAGCATAA